The following coding sequences are from one Nitrospirota bacterium window:
- a CDS encoding 1-acyl-sn-glycerol-3-phosphate acyltransferase, whose translation MLYSIAVFIISIFARLFFRIKISGVENIPVSGGVIIAANHLSYLDIPLLSYSLNRHANFVGKRQLFSIPVVGTMFRLLGGIAIDREKIDRAALREIMKKLDSGNLIVIYPEGTRSPNGILQPGRPGVGFIVRMSGKKVVPTAIQGTDKAMPSGSWLIRPHPVTIRFGKPLDFSVNLPKVEKQGADSRITQEIMDKIAALLEAG comes from the coding sequence ATGCTCTATTCTATTGCCGTTTTTATTATTTCCATCTTTGCCAGGCTTTTTTTTAGAATAAAGATATCAGGTGTTGAGAATATTCCGGTATCTGGCGGGGTTATAATAGCGGCCAATCATCTGAGTTATCTGGATATACCACTACTAAGTTACAGTTTAAACCGACATGCAAATTTTGTAGGGAAGAGGCAGCTTTTTTCCATTCCTGTTGTCGGTACCATGTTTCGCTTACTCGGAGGAATAGCAATAGACCGGGAGAAGATTGACAGGGCTGCATTGCGTGAAATAATGAAGAAGCTTGATTCCGGTAATCTGATTGTTATTTATCCAGAGGGTACAAGAAGCCCTAACGGAATATTACAGCCTGGCAGACCGGGTGTCGGGTTTATAGTAAGGATGAGTGGTAAGAAGGTTGTCCCCACTGCCATTCAGGGTACTGACAAGGCTATGCCCTCCGGAAGCTGGTTAATAAGACCGCATCCTGTAACGATACGGTTTGGTAAGCCTCTCGACTTCAGCGTAAATCTTCCTAAGGTTGAAAAACAGGGTGCAGATTCCAGAATTACTCAGGAAATTATGGACAAAATAGCCGCTTTACTTGAAGCTGGATAA
- a CDS encoding 30S ribosomal protein S1 yields MNNITSDNEMQKLYDQTFQGIEEGSIITGEVIAIRPECVLVDVGYKSEGILPVSEFSSRELQNLKIGDSIAVYIQEREDSEGNISLSKEKADRRKIWERIDLLFKEGKSIDGKIVGKVKGGLSVDIGIKAFLPGSQIDVRPIKDLDRLVGQTGPVKIIKVDQKRGNIVVSRRALIEEQVEKIRERTLEAMEEGKLIDGFVKNITDYGVFVDLGGVDGLLHITDISWGRIGHPSEVFKVGDKVAVKVLKYDPDTGRISLGYKQKTLDPWLTVEERYPVGTKLQGKIVSLTDYGAFVLVEDGVEGLVHVSDMSWAGDIKHPSKVVSPGDEVNAVVLNIDKQNRKISLGLKQMEANPWSHVESKYTPGTVIEGKVRNLTEFGAFVGLEDGIDGLIHISDMSWLKHIKHPSEVLKKGQKVQAVVVKVDKEKQRISLSLKQLAGDPWQNEIPDKFAVGSTVDCRIIKIADFGIFVELAEGVEGLIHVSESGVEPPVRAEDVMKIGDEVRAVVTKIDTAEKKIALSIKEYHKDLERAEIAEYMENQDKGGITLGEAARKINSD; encoded by the coding sequence ATGAATAATATTACGTCTGATAACGAAATGCAGAAGCTGTACGACCAGACATTCCAGGGGATAGAGGAGGGGAGCATAATAACCGGAGAGGTTATTGCCATAAGACCTGAATGCGTTTTAGTAGATGTAGGATATAAGTCTGAGGGTATACTGCCTGTTTCTGAGTTTTCATCCAGGGAGCTTCAGAACCTCAAGATAGGTGATAGTATTGCTGTTTACATTCAGGAGCGGGAAGACTCGGAAGGGAACATCAGTCTTTCCAAAGAGAAGGCTGACAGACGCAAGATTTGGGAGCGAATTGATCTGCTGTTCAAAGAGGGTAAATCTATAGACGGTAAGATCGTTGGGAAGGTAAAGGGAGGATTAAGTGTTGATATTGGCATAAAGGCATTCCTTCCAGGCTCGCAGATTGATGTTCGTCCTATAAAAGACCTGGACAGGCTGGTTGGTCAGACAGGCCCGGTCAAGATTATCAAGGTTGATCAGAAGAGAGGAAATATTGTTGTATCGAGACGTGCATTGATAGAAGAGCAGGTTGAGAAGATTCGTGAGCGCACCCTTGAGGCTATGGAAGAAGGGAAACTTATTGATGGTTTTGTGAAAAATATTACTGATTATGGTGTATTCGTTGATCTTGGTGGAGTAGACGGGCTGTTGCATATTACCGACATCTCATGGGGCAGGATAGGGCATCCATCCGAGGTATTCAAGGTTGGTGATAAGGTTGCGGTCAAGGTATTGAAATATGATCCTGATACCGGCAGGATTTCACTTGGTTATAAACAGAAAACACTGGATCCGTGGTTAACAGTTGAAGAGAGGTACCCTGTCGGCACTAAGCTGCAGGGCAAGATAGTGAGCCTTACGGACTATGGTGCGTTTGTATTGGTAGAAGATGGTGTGGAAGGTCTGGTACATGTATCAGATATGTCATGGGCTGGAGATATTAAACATCCATCAAAAGTGGTTTCACCTGGAGATGAGGTCAATGCTGTAGTCCTTAATATTGATAAACAGAACAGAAAAATATCCCTTGGGTTGAAACAGATGGAAGCAAATCCATGGAGTCATGTTGAGAGCAAATATACCCCGGGTACAGTAATAGAGGGTAAGGTGAGGAACCTTACGGAGTTTGGGGCCTTTGTAGGGTTGGAGGACGGTATTGACGGATTAATTCATATATCAGATATGTCATGGCTGAAACATATCAAACACCCATCTGAGGTACTCAAAAAAGGGCAGAAGGTTCAGGCAGTAGTAGTGAAAGTTGATAAGGAAAAACAGCGGATCTCATTAAGTCTGAAACAGTTGGCCGGGGACCCATGGCAAAATGAGATACCGGATAAGTTTGCCGTTGGAAGTACGGTTGACTGCAGGATTATAAAAATTGCCGACTTCGGAATATTTGTTGAACTCGCAGAGGGGGTCGAGGGTCTTATCCATGTAAGTGAATCCGGAGTGGAACCTCCTGTGAGGGCTGAGGATGTTATGAAGATAGGCGATGAGGTACGGGCCGTGGTAACAAAGATTGATACTGCAGAGAAAAAGATCGCGTTATCAATAAAGGAATATCATAAGGACCTGGAGAGGGCAGAAATTGCTGAGTATATGGAAAACCAGGACAAGGGTGGTATTACATTAGGTGAGGCTGCCCGGAAGATTAACTCTGATTAA
- a CDS encoding NYN domain-containing protein has product MTVKSKTENMALFCDLENVALGVRDAKYEAFDIQKVLERLLLKGSIVVKKAYCDWERYREFKKTMHEAAFELIEIPHVRQSGKNSADIRMVVDALDLCYTKAHVDTFVIISGDSDFSALVSKLRENNKIVIGVGVKKATSDLLISNCDEFIFYDDLVRETEKRRKARLLRSKKKTAPNTVTKTKDERRQEGLDLVMGTVEALFEERGEEEKVWGSMVKQAIKRRNPGFSEAYHGFQTFGKLLEAARDLKLLELEFDEKSGGYIIRSFTHEE; this is encoded by the coding sequence ATGACTGTTAAGTCTAAAACGGAAAATATGGCGTTGTTTTGCGATCTTGAAAATGTAGCACTGGGGGTGCGCGATGCCAAATATGAGGCGTTTGATATACAAAAGGTGCTTGAGCGACTCCTTCTCAAGGGGAGTATTGTTGTTAAGAAGGCCTATTGTGACTGGGAGCGTTACAGGGAATTTAAAAAGACCATGCACGAGGCGGCATTTGAGCTGATCGAAATCCCACATGTTCGCCAGTCAGGGAAGAACTCGGCTGATATTCGCATGGTTGTGGATGCCCTTGATCTTTGCTATACAAAAGCCCATGTTGATACCTTTGTCATTATCAGCGGCGATTCTGATTTTTCGGCTCTGGTAAGTAAACTGCGTGAGAACAATAAAATAGTCATTGGAGTTGGTGTAAAAAAGGCAACATCGGACCTTTTAATCTCAAATTGTGATGAGTTTATTTTTTACGACGACCTCGTACGCGAGACTGAGAAGCGGCGTAAGGCCAGGCTGCTGCGTTCAAAGAAGAAGACTGCGCCCAATACCGTCACCAAGACTAAGGATGAGCGCAGGCAGGAAGGATTGGATCTGGTCATGGGGACCGTAGAGGCCCTGTTTGAGGAACGTGGAGAAGAAGAAAAGGTATGGGGCTCCATGGTAAAACAGGCTATTAAGCGCCGAAACCCGGGTTTTAGCGAGGCGTATCATGGTTTTCAGACATTCGGTAAACTTCTGGAGGCGGCCCGGGACCTGAAACTTCTTGAACTTGAGTTCGACGAGAAATCTGGCGGGTATATCATCAGGAGTTTTACCCATGAAGAATAA
- the atpD gene encoding F0F1 ATP synthase subunit beta, with amino-acid sequence MNYGTIVQVIGPTVDVRFPQETLPSILNALKIEDKEKGINLVVEVAQHVGNDIVRCIAMSSTDGLVRGMRVLNTGAPISVPVDEQTLGRIFNLLGEAIDEKGPIPRPEKRWPIHRPSPAFEEQVPVTSILETGIKVVDLLAPYAKGGKIGLFGGAGVGKTVLIMELIRNIATEHGGYSVFAGVGERTREGNDLYLEMSESGVINKTSLVFGQMNEPPGARLRVALGALTIAEYFRDEMNQDVLLFIDNIFRFVQAGAEVSALLGRMPSAVGYQPSLGTEMGELQERITSTKKGSITSVQAIYVPADDITDPAPATTFTHLDATTVLSRQISELGIYPAVDPLDSTSRIMDPRIIGDDHYNIARSIQKILQRYKDLQDIIAILGMDELSEEDKLTVNRARKIQKYLSQPFFVAEAFTGSPGKYVKLQDTIKGFKMIIDGQMDDIPEQAFYMVGAIEEVFEKAEKLKAGV; translated from the coding sequence ATGAACTACGGTACAATAGTACAGGTTATAGGACCCACAGTGGATGTGCGCTTCCCGCAGGAAACCCTACCCTCGATCCTGAATGCATTAAAGATCGAGGATAAGGAAAAGGGGATCAACCTCGTGGTTGAAGTCGCACAGCACGTTGGAAATGATATTGTGAGATGTATTGCCATGTCATCAACAGACGGGCTTGTAAGGGGTATGAGGGTGCTGAATACAGGGGCGCCAATATCCGTTCCGGTTGATGAGCAGACACTCGGCAGAATATTCAATCTACTCGGGGAAGCGATTGATGAAAAGGGGCCTATACCCCGTCCTGAAAAACGGTGGCCGATACACAGACCGAGTCCTGCATTTGAGGAACAGGTTCCGGTCACATCAATTCTCGAAACAGGGATAAAGGTTGTTGATCTCCTGGCTCCTTACGCAAAGGGAGGCAAAATTGGTCTCTTTGGCGGTGCCGGCGTCGGAAAGACAGTTCTCATCATGGAACTGATCAGAAATATTGCAACAGAACATGGAGGCTACTCAGTCTTCGCAGGTGTTGGTGAGAGGACCAGGGAGGGAAACGACCTCTACCTTGAGATGAGTGAATCCGGCGTTATTAACAAGACCTCTCTTGTTTTTGGTCAGATGAACGAACCACCCGGAGCAAGGTTGAGGGTAGCTCTGGGCGCACTTACGATAGCAGAATACTTCAGGGATGAGATGAATCAGGACGTGCTCCTGTTCATTGACAATATATTCAGATTCGTTCAGGCAGGCGCTGAAGTGTCTGCACTCCTCGGCAGGATGCCTTCAGCAGTCGGATATCAGCCAAGCCTTGGAACAGAGATGGGTGAGCTTCAGGAGAGGATTACCTCAACAAAGAAAGGTTCTATCACATCAGTGCAGGCAATCTACGTTCCTGCAGACGATATTACAGATCCTGCACCGGCAACTACATTTACACATCTTGATGCAACAACCGTCTTGTCCAGACAGATCTCGGAACTCGGCATCTACCCTGCCGTGGATCCGCTCGACTCTACATCACGCATAATGGATCCGAGGATTATCGGGGATGATCACTATAATATTGCGAGATCAATTCAGAAGATATTACAGAGATATAAAGACCTTCAGGATATTATTGCCATCCTTGGTATGGACGAACTCTCTGAAGAAGACAAACTGACTGTTAACCGCGCAAGGAAGATCCAGAAATATCTGTCCCAGCCATTCTTTGTAGCAGAGGCATTTACCGGATCTCCCGGCAAATATGTTAAACTGCAGGATACGATCAAAGGCTTTAAGATGATCATTGATGGTCAGATGGATGATATCCCGGAGCAGGCATTCTATATGGTTGGTGCAATAGAAGAGGTATTTGAAAAGGCCGAGAAACTTAAGGCAGGGGTTTAG
- the atpC gene encoding ATP synthase F1 subunit epsilon yields MAKNFKLVIVTPENIIFDGEVSSIVAPGDLGYLGILADHAPIITSLTAGKLEITDSNGSKNTMMINGGFMEVVKNIATILVDSMPEKGQA; encoded by the coding sequence GTGGCAAAGAATTTCAAACTGGTAATTGTGACACCTGAAAATATCATATTTGACGGCGAGGTATCTTCCATCGTTGCCCCTGGCGACCTGGGATACCTCGGCATCCTCGCAGACCATGCACCGATCATTACAAGTCTGACAGCAGGAAAACTTGAAATAACCGATTCAAACGGCTCAAAGAACACCATGATGATTAATGGCGGTTTCATGGAGGTCGTGAAAAATATCGCCACAATCCTTGTTGACTCTATGCCTGAAAAAGGGCAGGCATAG
- a CDS encoding histidine--tRNA ligase yields the protein MHSIKGVKDVLPDESVVWQYIQQKARDIFNTFGYSEIIVPIIEFTELFSRSIGENTDIVEKEMYTFEDRDSKKITLRPEGTASVVRAYIEHNLRDSEPFSKLYYMGPMFRRERPQAGRFRQFFQIGAEVFGIGHFMIDAEILHMLHMFFGSLNIKGVELQINSIGCPLCRPSFRNALKAFFTDKRSELCDNCQRRFEFNPLRILDCKSTHCHALSEKAPKTLDYLCSDCLSHFKGVQHSLDAASVPFTNNPRLVRGLDYYTQTTFEFVGGALGAQNAVAAGGRYDNLVTELGGPSTPAIGFSIGMERLSSLFDRVNVAKKSPLAFLVALGDQARKEAFNIINNLHKEGIATVMDYSGGSLKSQMRKADKLKSAHVIIIGDDEISRGEVVLRDMVNKRQIELPVTEIINRLKNQVTREG from the coding sequence ATACACAGCATTAAAGGTGTTAAAGATGTACTGCCCGATGAATCGGTCGTCTGGCAATACATTCAGCAGAAGGCCCGTGATATATTCAATACCTTTGGTTACAGCGAGATTATTGTTCCCATCATAGAGTTCACAGAACTATTCTCAAGAAGCATCGGTGAAAACACTGACATAGTAGAAAAAGAGATGTACACCTTTGAGGACAGGGATAGCAAAAAGATTACCCTAAGGCCGGAGGGAACCGCATCGGTAGTCAGGGCTTACATTGAACATAACCTTCGCGATTCAGAGCCTTTCTCTAAACTGTACTACATGGGCCCGATGTTCCGCCGTGAAAGACCTCAGGCCGGCCGCTTCAGGCAATTCTTTCAGATCGGAGCAGAGGTCTTCGGAATTGGACACTTCATGATTGATGCAGAAATCCTCCACATGCTGCACATGTTTTTCGGTTCACTGAATATAAAGGGTGTCGAATTACAGATAAACAGCATTGGTTGTCCGCTATGCAGACCTTCCTTCAGGAATGCGCTTAAGGCTTTCTTCACTGACAAAAGGTCTGAATTATGTGATAATTGTCAGAGAAGGTTTGAGTTCAATCCCCTCAGGATACTCGATTGTAAATCCACACATTGTCATGCACTTTCTGAAAAAGCACCTAAGACTCTGGACTATCTGTGCAGTGACTGTCTTTCACATTTCAAGGGAGTGCAGCATTCCCTTGATGCAGCGAGTGTCCCATTTACAAATAATCCCAGGCTCGTCCGTGGGCTTGATTACTATACACAAACAACTTTTGAATTCGTAGGAGGGGCACTTGGCGCTCAAAACGCTGTTGCAGCCGGAGGCAGATACGATAATCTTGTAACAGAACTGGGTGGCCCGTCAACTCCAGCAATAGGTTTTTCTATAGGAATGGAAAGGTTATCCTCACTTTTTGACAGAGTTAACGTCGCTAAGAAGTCTCCATTGGCCTTCCTTGTGGCTCTTGGCGATCAAGCAAGGAAGGAAGCCTTCAATATTATAAACAACTTGCATAAAGAAGGGATCGCAACGGTCATGGATTACAGCGGGGGCAGCCTGAAAAGTCAGATGCGTAAGGCTGATAAACTGAAGTCAGCTCACGTCATTATTATAGGTGATGATGAAATATCACGGGGTGAAGTAGTACTGCGAGATATGGTAAACAAAAGACAGATAGAATTACCCGTAACAGAAATAATTAACAGATTAAAAAATCAGGTCACACGCGAGGGGTAA
- the sppA gene encoding signal peptide peptidase SppA: MRKKHPILFVFLSLSAISLFIFIAAYAITAGLGSFSLSTGEKIAVVKIEGVILDSKDIIEELRDYRDNKSVKAILLRIDSPGGAVAPSQEIYTEVLKIRDEGKKKIVTSMGSVAASGGYYIASASDKIVANPGSVTGSIGVILELANVSGLMKKVGVESVVIKSGKFKDVGSLFRTMMPEERDLLQGVIDDTYDQFVEAVSAGRGINKEELRPIADGRVFTGRQAKKLGLVDELGNMQDAIKITADLAGIKGEPDLLEKKKKVSIIERILRSSSLTGLIDSGKKMTVGDGTFSMKYMLSF, translated from the coding sequence ATGAGGAAAAAACATCCAATACTCTTTGTTTTCCTTTCATTATCTGCCATATCTCTTTTTATATTTATAGCTGCATATGCTATCACCGCAGGATTAGGCAGTTTTTCCCTTTCCACAGGGGAAAAGATTGCTGTTGTGAAGATAGAGGGCGTAATCCTCGATTCAAAAGATATTATTGAAGAGCTGCGCGACTACAGGGATAATAAGTCGGTAAAGGCCATTTTGCTAAGGATAGACAGTCCCGGAGGGGCTGTTGCACCGTCACAGGAAATATATACAGAAGTACTTAAAATAAGGGATGAAGGTAAAAAGAAAATCGTCACATCTATGGGGAGTGTTGCGGCATCTGGCGGATATTATATAGCGAGCGCCTCGGATAAAATAGTGGCAAATCCAGGTTCGGTAACAGGGAGCATCGGGGTTATTCTTGAACTTGCAAATGTCAGTGGTCTTATGAAAAAGGTCGGGGTTGAGAGTGTAGTCATCAAAAGCGGAAAGTTCAAAGATGTAGGTTCTTTATTCCGTACAATGATGCCGGAAGAGAGGGACTTGCTGCAGGGTGTCATTGATGATACGTATGATCAGTTTGTAGAGGCTGTATCTGCAGGCCGCGGAATCAACAAGGAAGAGCTTAGACCTATCGCTGACGGCAGGGTATTTACAGGAAGGCAGGCAAAGAAACTTGGGCTTGTTGATGAACTTGGAAACATGCAGGATGCGATAAAGATTACAGCAGATTTGGCGGGCATTAAGGGAGAACCGGATCTTTTAGAAAAGAAGAAAAAGGTTTCTATTATTGAACGTATTTTAAGAAGCAGTTCTCTGACAGGTTTAATAGACAGCGGAAAAAAGATGACTGTGGGGGATGGGACATTCAGCATGAAGTATATGTTGTCATTTTAG
- the aroA gene encoding 3-phosphoshikimate 1-carboxyvinyltransferase, producing MSVMTIKPVRRLIGEVTVQGDKSVSHRSIILGSIANGVTSVTNFLPSDDCRATMNAFRAMGVSIEDNSGSTVKIEGKGLYGLTEPADVMYLGNSGTSARLLCGLLAGQDFFSVMTGDSSLRRRPMMRVAGPLRNMGANIQGRRDGDLLPLAIKGGDLLGIHHKLTVSSAQVKSALLFAGLYAGGKTSVEEIPQSRDHTERMLKHFGIILEKEGNVITIESGQKIIARDIYVPGDISSAAFFMVGASILMGSDVIVRDVGLNPTRTGVIDVLKKMGATIEIIDLRDPEGEPVGDVRVVSAPLKGTEIRGEIIPRLVDELPVICIAAAVAEGETIIKDAAELRVKESDRIAVMAQCLVSMGVDVETFGDGMKITGGRRLKGAVCNSHGDHRIAMSMAIAGLVAEGGITIEDTECIQTSFPRFEEMLHRICIE from the coding sequence ATGAGCGTAATGACAATAAAGCCGGTAAGGCGTCTGATTGGTGAGGTGACGGTCCAGGGAGACAAGTCTGTCTCTCACAGGTCCATAATCCTTGGTTCAATAGCAAATGGAGTCACAAGCGTAACAAACTTTCTTCCGTCAGATGACTGCAGGGCGACGATGAATGCATTCAGGGCGATGGGTGTTTCTATCGAAGACAACAGCGGCAGCACTGTTAAGATAGAGGGTAAGGGTCTTTACGGACTTACTGAACCTGCAGATGTGATGTATCTGGGCAACTCCGGTACCAGTGCAAGACTCCTTTGCGGCCTGCTGGCCGGCCAGGATTTCTTTTCTGTAATGACGGGTGACAGTTCTCTTCGGCGGCGACCTATGATGAGGGTCGCGGGTCCATTAAGGAATATGGGGGCAAATATCCAGGGTCGGCGGGATGGAGATCTTCTTCCTCTTGCCATTAAGGGCGGCGATCTGCTGGGTATTCATCACAAACTGACTGTATCAAGTGCTCAGGTAAAATCGGCCCTTCTGTTTGCAGGATTGTATGCAGGTGGAAAGACATCAGTTGAGGAGATCCCACAGTCAAGAGACCACACTGAACGTATGCTGAAACATTTCGGTATCATCCTGGAAAAAGAGGGTAATGTCATTACAATAGAAAGCGGTCAGAAAATTATTGCACGGGATATCTATGTCCCGGGTGATATATCTTCAGCTGCCTTTTTTATGGTTGGCGCGTCTATATTAATGGGTTCTGATGTGATTGTGAGGGATGTTGGATTGAATCCCACAAGGACAGGGGTTATTGATGTGCTGAAGAAGATGGGTGCAACTATTGAGATCATTGACCTCCGGGACCCTGAAGGGGAACCGGTTGGAGATGTCAGGGTCGTCTCGGCGCCATTAAAAGGGACTGAGATAAGGGGAGAGATCATACCAAGGCTTGTTGATGAACTACCGGTAATCTGCATAGCGGCAGCTGTTGCTGAGGGTGAAACAATAATAAAGGATGCTGCAGAACTAAGGGTTAAGGAGAGTGACAGGATAGCTGTCATGGCTCAGTGTCTTGTCTCTATGGGTGTTGATGTTGAGACATTTGGTGATGGCATGAAGATAACCGGGGGCAGGAGGCTGAAAGGGGCTGTTTGTAACAGCCATGGTGATCACCGGATAGCAATGTCTATGGCAATAGCAGGGCTTGTTGCTGAAGGCGGGATTACTATTGAAGACACTGAGTGCATACAGACATCTTTTCCGCGTTTTGAGGAGATGCTGCATCGGATCTGTATAGAATGA
- a CDS encoding integration host factor subunit beta, translating into MTKTDLIEKVSLQTDGLTKKQTEIIVNMLFDSIKEALAGGDKIEIRGFGSFRIRQRRTREGRNPKTGQNVSVPEKRVPFFKAGKELKELVDGRIEA; encoded by the coding sequence ATGACCAAGACCGATCTTATCGAAAAGGTATCACTTCAGACAGATGGACTCACTAAGAAGCAGACAGAAATTATTGTTAACATGCTTTTTGATAGTATCAAAGAGGCCCTTGCCGGAGGAGACAAAATTGAGATAAGAGGATTTGGCAGTTTCAGGATCAGACAGAGACGTACACGGGAAGGACGTAATCCCAAGACCGGGCAGAACGTCTCAGTACCTGAAAAGAGAGTCCCATTTTTTAAAGCCGGTAAGGAATTGAAGGAACTTGTGGACGGCAGGATTGAGGCTTAG
- a CDS encoding (d)CMP kinase, whose protein sequence is MNIIAIDGPVGAGKSTVARALAKRLGYAYLDTGAMYRAIGWKANAAGIECNKENMEKLCENTTLEVTLSEGEQVIIVDGMDITAEIRTPEMSRMSSIVSAYGPVRQYLLKLQREAGSRWAKKYGGVVIEGRDMGTIVFPDARFKFFIDADISERGRRRWKELREKGIDVELTETIQKIEERDSNDKGRSLAPLKKAEDAAEIDTTGLGLDEVVDNICRIIQSSQVKN, encoded by the coding sequence ATTAATATAATTGCTATAGACGGCCCTGTGGGGGCTGGTAAGAGTACGGTTGCCAGGGCACTTGCAAAAAGGCTTGGTTATGCATATCTTGATACAGGCGCAATGTACAGGGCAATAGGGTGGAAGGCAAATGCTGCCGGTATAGAATGCAATAAAGAAAATATGGAAAAACTATGTGAAAATACTACGCTTGAAGTAACTCTTTCAGAGGGCGAGCAAGTGATAATTGTAGACGGTATGGACATAACTGCAGAGATAAGGACTCCTGAGATGAGCAGGATGTCATCCATTGTATCTGCCTATGGACCTGTCCGCCAATATCTTTTAAAATTGCAGAGGGAAGCTGGATCGAGATGGGCAAAAAAATATGGTGGTGTTGTTATAGAGGGAAGAGACATGGGGACTATAGTATTCCCTGATGCCAGATTTAAGTTTTTCATAGATGCGGATATATCGGAGCGCGGGAGGAGAAGGTGGAAGGAGCTCAGAGAAAAAGGCATTGATGTTGAATTGACCGAGACCATACAGAAAATAGAAGAAAGAGATTCAAATGATAAGGGGAGAAGCTTAGCCCCGTTGAAAAAGGCTGAGGATGCTGCAGAGATAGATACCACCGGGCTTGGTTTAGACGAAGTGGTTGACAATATTTGCAGGATAATTCAATCATCGCAGGTCAAGAATTAA
- a CDS encoding prephenate dehydrogenase/arogenate dehydrogenase family protein: MSPLPHFRKMVIIGVGLIGGSLALVCRANGIVSEVVGVGRSEANLRDAVALKAIDSYSFKAEDAVKGADLVILATPVRSLIKLAQEIAPHLAPGAIVTDVGSVKGPLTEIEDILPEGTYFVAGHPIAGKEKSGVKAAFAQLFQDARCILTPTPRTNPDAVNAVQKMWEAAGARVLRMTPDAHDHVFAAVSHLPHVIAYALVNTLLELENESDGIISYSAGGFRDFTRIAASHPEMWRDICLMNKKNILDMLDRYEVSIARIKSFIESDNADGLYNEFERARLVRERL, translated from the coding sequence ATGAGTCCCCTGCCCCATTTCCGGAAAATGGTTATTATAGGTGTGGGACTGATTGGTGGCTCTCTTGCACTGGTCTGCAGGGCCAACGGGATTGTATCAGAGGTTGTCGGGGTCGGACGGAGTGAGGCAAACCTGCGGGATGCCGTTGCCCTGAAGGCTATAGATAGTTATAGCTTTAAGGCTGAAGATGCTGTTAAGGGGGCAGATCTTGTCATACTTGCTACCCCTGTCAGAAGCCTGATAAAACTGGCGCAGGAGATAGCCCCTCATCTGGCTCCAGGGGCAATTGTAACGGATGTCGGTAGTGTCAAGGGCCCTCTCACAGAAATAGAAGATATATTACCTGAAGGAACATATTTTGTCGCCGGCCACCCGATTGCAGGCAAAGAGAAGTCCGGTGTAAAGGCTGCATTCGCCCAACTGTTTCAGGATGCAAGGTGTATTTTGACACCTACCCCGCGGACAAATCCTGATGCTGTAAATGCTGTTCAGAAGATGTGGGAGGCTGCGGGGGCCAGGGTTTTGCGAATGACCCCTGATGCCCATGACCATGTCTTTGCTGCTGTCAGCCATCTGCCGCATGTCATAGCGTATGCACTGGTAAATACACTTCTTGAGCTTGAAAATGAGTCAGACGGGATCATCTCATACTCTGCAGGCGGATTCAGGGATTTTACCCGGATAGCAGCAAGCCATCCTGAAATGTGGCGGGATATATGTCTGATGAACAAGAAAAACATCCTTGATATGCTGGACAGATATGAGGTCAGTATAGCGAGAATCAAATCGTTTATCGAGAGTGATAATGCAGACGGATTGTACAACGAGTTTGAGCGGGCAAGGCTTGTACGGGAGAGGCTCTAA